DNA from Triticum aestivum cultivar Chinese Spring chromosome 7D, IWGSC CS RefSeq v2.1, whole genome shotgun sequence:
GCCATGCTAAGCAGCAAAACGCTATCTGCTCTAATCATCATACCAAAATGGAAAGAGGCATAGTAGTATTCCGTCAAACAGAACCAAACGAAGTAGCGAGGCTACAAGGTACTCACGGCGGCTCTATTATGAACTGATCCTTGATTCTTCTGTGTTCAAACAAGTCTTTTCGTCAGTCCAACTCCCATTGAACTGATCCTTGATTTTTCTGTAGACCTATAAGAAAGAACACATATTTATGCATATTTCATCAAGTATATGCTAGAAATATCAACAAGCGGTGTCCATTCATAAAGCAGAAGATAGTTTGATAGATACTAATAGGTTTGTTAACATAGAAGGGCCAGTCTTGATCAGAGAGGCACAACCAGAAGGTTTAGCAGTCTCAAAAAGCAAAGGCGGAGTTCCACAGATCATAGGTAGACATAGGAAATTGTATGGAAAATATTAAGTTGTAACTCTATCTACAGTCGGAGCCGAACCCCCAAGGTCCCCACCCGCTAGTCACCGGAGCAGACGACGGAGGTGGCAGGGACCAACGGTGTTGCCCCAAGGAAGGAGGCAGGTAGTTGTGTTCGCCTCTCCCATTGCCTTGCTCAAGCGGTTAGGAGCGAAGCGGTAGGTCATGCCTGGTTGTTTTGCGTCCCTCCTAATGAACTTCATTTGATCTAGTATATGCAAGTAAAAAGCCCTAGGATCAAACATTTTCCAAGAGAAAAAGGATACTCCATGCTCGATGCAATAAATTAATATTACAAGCACACCAACTGATAATCCCAAAGAAAGTGGAACAAATCGAGCAGCAACAATGATACTTCAGTAGGAGTAGCAAGCTTTCCAATCACGACCACCAAACAAACAAAATAACGAGATAGCACAAAAAAGAGAAGCTTCGGAAGATCTGCAGTCCCACCTGAGCAACAAGCAGGCCTGCCATAGTAGAGCGGTAGTGCCGCCTGAGCAACAAAACCAGCGGTGGAGGGGCACGATGATGTCGCCGAGGCCGAGAAGCGGAACCCCTGCATCTTCTCCTGTCCGCACCAAGCAGGTACGGCGCCACCACCTTGTATAGTGCCTAGTTTGTTCAGAGAAACATGAAGCTAATTTCTGCCATAAAGCTCAAACCGAATAATAGCGGACCTATATAGCTCCCATGCACTTCGAAATATCACAATTTAAGTACTCATTGTTAAATTAATGTCAAAATCAACCCAGCAGAAAATCATGGACAAAATTTTCTTCTAAGTACCAGACTGTGCATCAATCTTAATGcagagaaaaatacaaaaataatatTACAAAATGATCAAGGAAATGCTGAACATAAGTGAATGAGAAACAAGTTTACCACCAAGCACAAAGGTGTACTTTCATAGATATCAGGCTTGCCAACATGTGAAGAGATGCGGTGATAAACAACATTTGCTCCTCTGATGGACATGCTATGTTTAGTGTGGATCTTCTGTTCTGAGAAGGGAATCAACAGGCAATGCCAGTGAACAGGGCTTGGATAGGATCATAGAATTCAGTCTGAGCTATAAAACAAAAAAAGCATCCTTAACAAAGGACATATATGAGTTACAGGTTCCAATTATTAATTAAGACTTTGTCTCCTTGTAGTATGTGTGATACATAGGTATATTGCAACGAATATCACCAAATAAAAAATAGGTTGTACAAGTAAGCAACAAAATTGTTGGATGTTGCCATAAATCCTTCCATTTCTCCTTACATTGACATGTGATGCACATCTTCACACATCAAAAGATTGAAAACACATCACTTGTTTTCACCAATTTCTTGAAACCATTTGAGCGTTGGTAGGTAGATTACTGTCATCCATGAATCAAAAATAGGAAATAAATGACAATCAGAAAACATTATATTTTTTAAATCTACACTGCATAAGGACGGAAGCACATATCAAGCATGTGAACATTTTCCATGTTGCGAACTTTAACATGGAGGAAAGGGAAGTGTAGGACAAGAAAAATGTAGTCTATAGCCAACTATACGAACAACCATAAATCAGCAAATACAACGTGATAGGAAACGAGCTGAATATTTCTAGAAGATATTTATGAGTTTTCAACAGTACAACACTTACATCAGAACTGATCTGCTCTCCAATAGAAAAAGTCAGGTTCAAGTGGCCAAACTTTTTGCGAAACACCAACACCATTTCAGGCTGAATGTTATGTACCTAAACAATATGAGTCGACTCAGCTCCATGTTTTCCTAATAGATCTTTACCCTTTCTTATTAGAACTAACTACTTGTTCTTACAAGATGACCTGTACCTTATCATACTTATCAAATGATCACGTTCTTCTTGACTACAGTTTCTTCCTGTAGGTGACACATCATTGCGCTAAGGAACTCTATGAATGTATCCCTGAGCAAACATTCACTCTCTAAATAAAGAGCTAGCGCCAGTAGGAATTGTAAGACATGATTCTGCACTGACCTTTTAATCGGGATATCCAAGTCTGCAATGCAACGAAGAGTTAAGTTAATAAATTCCTGCAAGAATCACATAGCATCACTACTAAGACCTCAAAACTCATCGACAAAAGCAGCGCAAGAAAGAATGCCACACGATCTCAATCGATTATGGTTTCAGACAAGGTGAGTAAACAGTGCGGTCAGAAGGAACTCTGAATCCAAGCAGACTGTACTGCTGAATCCAAGCAGGCTGGGTACCTGATTTGCAGAGCTGCTCGGAGACCTTGATCAGATCATACCCCACCACCACGCATAGGGTCACATTCTGCTCCCACATGAAAAACCAGAGAGAATAGAGTAAGCAATTATTGCTTGATTATCATCTGAATAAGGGAATCGACAAGAGGAACATAGGAATCTTGCTGGTGTAGTTGTGAACGTGCTTTTGCAGCCCAGATCACTTCACTATTTTAATTAAAAAAGCATTTTCTTCACCAACGCGATGGGTGATGTGCCATGTTTCAATTCATAATCGAGCCTAAATGACCAGCAAACACAACATGTGGGCAGCTAGACACATGAATGAAATAGAACCATCAATAAACCTGGGATGGCCAATGCGTGTGCGGATGAAACGGCAGCCACGGCGTCCGCCTCTGTAATAGCAGCATGGACAGGCGAATAACCTGCAGTAGCAGCAATAAGCGAGAAGTCggcagaaaaaaaaattgttgcttcctCTATCTCCAGTGATGGCTGACCCCCCTACCCCATCCACATCTGACCTTGCATCTTTTTCCCATCTCACCTCGGGTTGTCTGTGGTGGATCTCCTCATCCACACCCGCCGGCGGCCCCTCCATGACTCAAGCACAAGGTGGGCCCCTGGCTATCCCATGGGGAGAAGAGGGGAGGGGCAGACGACCGGTAGCGGAGGAGGAAGAATGTGCGATGGCGACGGCGTGCTCCGTCTGCGTTCCTCCGGTCGATGGGGGAAGCAGAGCCATGGGCGTGCCAGAGCCTGAGGAGGCAAGGAGGTCGTCAGTGGTGGGGATAGCCTGAGGGGAGGGGGAAGGAGTGGGGGGCGCCAGCTATGGGGCAGTGCGCCGGTTGTGGTAGCGGCTATGGGGAGGGCGGCTGCAGACGAGGGAGATGGAGAGAGAAGGATGggaattagagcatctccaacagcaaccgaacgcgccgcgcgctaaaaactGCTTCCCGCGCCCATCGCCTGATTTGGCGCGGCaagcagcgctggctccagcaggcgcGCTAAAATGTAGCGCGCGCTCATTCTACAACATTTTTTAAATTATAATTTTGCATAGATAAAAAAcgatacaaaggtattttacatcggtgcaactagatagatagttcgaaagcatagatagatagaactacggtgcaactagatagaaactactacggcatacatagatagaaactactccaagtcgctaccatcatcaccatcatcatcctcgtcGGTGTTGCCCGAGGTATCGAGCCATATGTCGTCCCAACGTTCATCGTCTGACGTGAAGATCGACCTCCCACCTGCTTCAACGACATCGCACTGCGCATTCGCCAATGCCTTCCGCCGACGCCGGTCCGCCCGCTCCgcgcggcgccttgccgtcctctccgcccagtaggcacgctcgtcggcgacgtcctccgggtggcgacggcgccactccgccatggctcgctcgtcctcctcggcgatgaggaggcggcgctgccgccgagCGTGGTCGGTACGGTCCATGTCGGTGatgagacgcggcggaggggcgacGCGCTGCGCCTGCTCGCGCGTGAAGACGTCCCAGAAGTTCATCTGCGACCGGGGCCTCTccaagcgccacgccgccgcgtcgtacgcgcgggccgccTCGTGCGCGCTCCGGAACGACCTgaggccgagccggacgtcgccggcccggatctcggcggagtaccagccgttggggcgctcgcggacgccgcggtatcccaaagaaccccggcggcgcggcggcatggtggcgcgaaAAGCGGCGAAGCGGCGAGGTATAGAAGCGGCGAGGTTGCGAGGGGAGGGCGCGTGGCTGTGTTCTGTGCA
Protein-coding regions in this window:
- the LOC123169749 gene encoding uncharacterized protein isoform X3, with the translated sequence MEGPPAGVDEEIHHRQPEVIRLSMLLLQRRTPWLPFHPHTHWPSQNVTLCVVVGYDLIKVSEQLCKSDLDIPIKSNLPTNAQMVSRNW
- the LOC123169749 gene encoding uncharacterized protein isoform X2 gives rise to the protein MEGPPAGVDEEIHHRQPEVIRLSMLLLQRRTPWLPFHPHTHWPSQNVTLCVVVGYDLIKVSEQLCKSDLDIPIKRDTFIEFLSAMMCHLQEETVVKKNVII
- the LOC123169749 gene encoding uncharacterized protein isoform X1, giving the protein MEGPPAGVDEEIHHRQPEVIRLSMLLLQRRTPWLPFHPHTHWPSQNVTLCVVVGYDLIKVSEQLCKSDLDIPIKRSVQNHVLQFLLALALYLESECLLRDTFIEFLSAMMCHLQEETVVKKNVII
- the LOC123169749 gene encoding uncharacterized protein isoform X4, which codes for MEGPPAGVDEEIHHRQPEVIRLSMLLLQRRTPWLPFHPHTHWPSQNVTLCVVVGYDLIKVSEQLCKSDLDIPIKRKKL